A stretch of the Sulfurimonas sp. HSL-1656 genome encodes the following:
- a CDS encoding ATP-binding protein — MTELLEKYYRQDLHAGGYVERKFSVPEHSFCLSGVALSGKTMLVKHYLLQQRKASYLYIDCSDIRLDTDRFNAQIRSFCNTHDIETVVLDNYRPELLRPAVSQLILIGRELTNTGDLAHYRLFPLDFEEFLAFERKYDESALNDFLQLGGFPVMHKTPSEERNLLLQRTFKTALGDIGFDLMQLAARLYTQKVSAFMLYERLKSERKISKDMLYRHYDKLIAEGYLHAVAKFNHPRATKKLYLCDIALKTALVFQKHFGRLFENMVLTELVKHHGDIFYEEQIDFYLPESGRVILCMPFGTKEILFKKIEQAEAFIVTHGVKKVEVITMSSESSLHHPFVEAEMIPFSQWALGDEG; from the coding sequence ATGACCGAACTGCTGGAAAAATATTACCGCCAGGACCTTCACGCGGGCGGCTACGTCGAACGCAAGTTTTCGGTGCCTGAGCACTCCTTCTGCCTCAGCGGCGTCGCCCTGAGCGGCAAAACCATGCTCGTCAAACACTATCTGCTGCAGCAGCGCAAGGCCTCTTACCTCTACATCGACTGCAGCGACATCCGACTCGATACCGACCGCTTCAACGCCCAGATCCGCTCGTTCTGCAATACCCATGATATTGAAACCGTTGTGCTGGACAACTACCGGCCGGAGCTGCTGCGCCCCGCCGTATCGCAGCTGATCCTCATCGGCCGCGAGCTCACTAACACCGGGGACCTTGCCCACTACCGTCTCTTCCCCCTGGATTTTGAGGAGTTCCTGGCGTTTGAGCGCAAGTACGATGAGAGTGCCCTCAACGACTTCCTGCAGCTGGGGGGATTCCCGGTGATGCACAAGACCCCTTCCGAGGAGCGCAACCTTCTGCTGCAGCGTACCTTCAAAACCGCCCTCGGCGACATCGGCTTCGACCTGATGCAGCTGGCCGCACGCCTCTACACCCAGAAGGTCTCCGCCTTCATGCTCTACGAACGGCTCAAGAGCGAACGCAAGATCTCCAAAGACATGCTTTACCGGCACTACGACAAACTGATTGCGGAGGGGTACCTGCACGCCGTGGCCAAGTTCAACCACCCCCGGGCAACAAAAAAACTCTACCTCTGCGACATCGCCCTCAAAACCGCCCTGGTCTTCCAGAAACACTTCGGGCGCCTTTTCGAGAATATGGTGCTGACCGAACTCGTCAAACACCACGGCGATATCTTCTACGAAGAGCAGATCGACTTCTACCTGCCCGAAAGCGGCCGCGTCATTCTCTGCATGCCCTTCGGGACCAAGGAGATCCTCTTCAAAAAGATCGAACAGGCCGAAGCCTTCATCGTCACCCACGGGGTGAAGAAGGTCGAAGTCATCACGATGAGCAGCGAATCTTCCCTGCACCACCCCTTCGTCGAAGCGGAAATGATCCCCTTTTCACAATGGGCGCTGGGGGATGAGGGATGA
- a CDS encoding EAL domain-containing protein, with product MKGSSLLHLSKHFREADNIRLRLIRLLYDNFSGAAVVIWFNASLFVYILWPVADHTQLLFWYAFISGITLIRVVDTSLFFRQKSPNYNQWYRRLFIGVFFSAIAWGAIPLIFFASVAPIYQMFIIILTVGMSAGALSTLAADLRLSFIYLFALLIPLAYRLLEADSPIYFASFILVLAFIIVVIRTAREFHLSLVESYRNLELYHHAKARLGSSQKRLHMMFEQAPIGIFYYDNDLVIVDANNALCTFLHAKRDELVGLHLRELPDQRPLQSAYHDNNYTRYGVYEGPYHTKLRGLDLWIKVEFIPIVDDRGGMIGGMAMFTDKTQEHNAMKQAEFLALHDPLTRLPNRELLKERIRQLLKEDRRLARYSALLFLDLDRFKHINDSAGHLVGDQLLVETARRLETLLRESDTLSRLGGDEFVILLPVIASDEDGTVRHAFQVAEKIHEALRQPYPIEGHQLYTSCSIGITTLESFPDDIDEVLRRADTAMYQAKEEGRDRTRFYDPEMDQKARDYLHTQQRLRHAIDTGGFTLCYQPIVQIATERVIAAEALLRWHDEIGNEIPPAHFIPVAEESGMIKAIGEWVIDETCRQISTWKAEGIFNLEYISVNISPRQLIESDFVDVIVESVRRHGIAPRQLRLEITETALIENFDKTKKLIEALNAEGIKFIIDDFGTGYSSLSYLKQFAFSALKIDQSFIRDILQDPKDAALVRAIIDIARQFGYQVIAEGVEEEAQREMLRENDAAVAYQGYLCSEAKDAEAFAVHLHKEGC from the coding sequence ATGAAGGGATCGTCACTGCTCCACCTCTCCAAGCATTTCCGGGAAGCCGACAACATCCGGCTGCGGCTCATACGGCTTCTCTACGACAACTTCTCGGGTGCCGCCGTCGTCATCTGGTTCAATGCATCGCTTTTCGTCTATATCCTCTGGCCGGTCGCGGACCACACGCAGCTGCTGTTCTGGTACGCCTTCATCTCGGGTATCACGCTGATCCGTGTCGTCGATACGAGCCTCTTTTTCCGGCAGAAGTCTCCGAACTACAATCAGTGGTACAGGCGTCTGTTCATCGGGGTCTTCTTTTCGGCAATCGCCTGGGGGGCCATCCCGCTGATCTTCTTCGCCTCGGTCGCCCCCATCTACCAGATGTTCATCATCATTCTGACCGTGGGGATGAGTGCGGGTGCGCTCAGCACCCTTGCCGCGGATCTGCGCCTCTCGTTCATCTATCTCTTCGCACTGCTCATCCCCCTGGCCTACCGTCTGCTGGAAGCGGATTCACCGATCTATTTCGCCTCCTTCATCCTCGTCCTCGCCTTCATTATCGTCGTCATCCGCACCGCCCGTGAGTTTCACCTCAGCCTGGTCGAGAGCTACCGCAACCTCGAGCTGTACCACCACGCGAAAGCACGGCTGGGCAGCAGCCAGAAACGGCTGCACATGATGTTCGAACAGGCCCCCATCGGGATCTTCTACTACGATAACGACCTGGTCATCGTCGATGCCAACAACGCACTGTGCACTTTCCTCCATGCCAAACGCGACGAGCTTGTGGGGCTGCACCTGCGGGAGCTCCCCGATCAGCGCCCCCTGCAGAGCGCCTACCACGACAACAACTATACCCGTTACGGCGTCTACGAAGGTCCGTACCATACCAAGCTGCGGGGCCTGGACCTCTGGATCAAAGTGGAGTTCATCCCCATCGTCGATGACCGCGGCGGTATGATCGGCGGCATGGCGATGTTCACCGACAAAACCCAGGAGCACAACGCCATGAAGCAGGCGGAGTTCCTCGCCCTGCACGATCCGCTGACACGGCTGCCCAACCGGGAGCTGCTCAAAGAGCGCATCCGCCAGCTGCTCAAAGAGGACCGCCGTCTCGCCCGCTACTCGGCGCTGCTCTTTCTCGACCTGGACCGCTTCAAGCACATCAACGACAGCGCCGGCCACCTTGTCGGAGACCAGCTGCTCGTCGAGACGGCCCGGCGGCTGGAGACGCTGCTGCGCGAAAGCGATACCCTCAGCCGCCTCGGGGGCGATGAATTCGTCATCCTGCTGCCGGTCATCGCCAGCGATGAGGACGGGACCGTGCGCCACGCCTTCCAGGTCGCGGAGAAGATCCATGAGGCCCTGCGGCAGCCCTACCCCATCGAAGGCCACCAGCTCTACACCTCCTGCAGTATCGGGATCACCACCCTGGAGAGCTTCCCCGACGACATCGACGAAGTGCTGCGCCGCGCCGATACGGCCATGTACCAGGCCAAGGAGGAGGGGCGCGACCGCACCCGTTTCTACGATCCCGAGATGGACCAGAAAGCCCGCGACTACCTCCATACGCAGCAGCGGCTCCGCCATGCGATCGATACGGGAGGCTTCACCCTCTGTTACCAGCCCATCGTTCAGATCGCGACCGAGCGCGTCATCGCGGCCGAAGCCCTGCTGCGCTGGCACGACGAGATCGGCAACGAGATCCCCCCGGCCCACTTCATCCCGGTTGCCGAGGAGTCGGGGATGATCAAGGCCATCGGCGAATGGGTCATAGACGAAACGTGCCGGCAGATCAGCACCTGGAAAGCGGAGGGGATCTTCAACCTGGAGTACATCTCCGTCAATATCAGTCCCCGCCAGCTTATTGAAAGCGACTTTGTCGATGTCATCGTCGAAAGCGTCAGGCGCCACGGCATCGCTCCTCGGCAGCTGCGGCTCGAAATCACGGAGACGGCACTGATCGAGAACTTCGACAAGACGAAAAAGCTTATCGAGGCGCTCAATGCCGAAGGAATCAAATTCATCATCGACGACTTCGGTACCGGCTACTCCTCGCTCTCCTACCTCAAGCAGTTCGCCTTTTCCGCCCTCAAGATCGACCAGAGCTTTATCCGGGACATCCTGCAGGACCCCAAGGACGCGGCACTGGTACGCGCCATTATCGACATCGCTCGCCAGTTCGGCTACCAGGTCATCGCGGAGGGGGTCGAGGAGGAAGCACAGCGCGAGATGCTGCGCGAGAATGACGCCGCCGTCGCCTACCAGGGGTACCTCTGCAGCGAGGCGAAAGACGCCGAGGCCTTCGCGGTACATCTGCACAAAGAGGGGTGTTAA
- the rpsJ gene encoding 30S ribosomal protein S10: MEKIRLKLRAYDHRVLDRSVSSIVEAVKRTGAEIRGPIPLPTKIRKYTVLKSVHVNKDSREQFEIRMHARLIDIVSATPDTVDSLMKLDLAPEVDVEVRSMDK, encoded by the coding sequence ATGGAAAAGATTCGTTTGAAACTGAGAGCGTACGATCACCGTGTACTGGATCGTTCGGTTAGTTCTATTGTAGAAGCTGTAAAGCGTACGGGTGCGGAAATCCGCGGTCCGATTCCGCTTCCGACAAAAATCCGTAAATATACGGTTCTCAAATCCGTTCACGTCAACAAAGACAGCCGTGAGCAGTTCGAGATCCGTATGCACGCCCGTCTGATCGACATCGTCTCCGCTACGCCGGACACGGTCGACTCTCTGATGAAACTTGATCTGGCGCCGGAAGTGGATGTAGAAGTCCGCTCGATGGACAAGTAA
- a CDS encoding ABC transporter ATP-binding protein, producing the protein MIELRRVNKYFYKDTEREVHALRDIDLTVATGEYGVITGPSGCGKTTLLNAIGALDAIDSGSITIDGTELSGLDEGARSRLRLEQIGFVFQAYNLVPVLTVRENIGFIMKLRGFEPEAIEQRVAEVAKLLEIEEKLDAMPGHISGGQQQRVAVARAVAAKPKLILADEPTANLDSRNSEHLMAMMKQLNAVEKITILFSSHDDYVVEQARRIIKLNDGQVVP; encoded by the coding sequence ATGATCGAACTGCGCAGAGTCAATAAATACTTTTACAAGGATACGGAGCGCGAGGTGCACGCCCTGCGCGATATCGACCTTACCGTCGCGACGGGGGAGTACGGGGTCATCACGGGGCCTTCGGGCTGCGGCAAAACGACGCTGCTCAATGCCATCGGGGCGCTTGATGCCATCGACAGCGGCTCCATTACCATCGACGGTACCGAACTCTCCGGCCTGGACGAAGGGGCGCGATCGCGGCTGCGCCTGGAGCAGATCGGTTTCGTCTTCCAGGCCTACAACCTCGTACCCGTCCTCACGGTGCGCGAAAATATCGGCTTCATTATGAAACTGCGCGGTTTTGAGCCCGAAGCGATCGAACAGCGGGTGGCGGAAGTCGCGAAGCTGCTGGAGATAGAGGAGAAACTCGATGCCATGCCCGGCCACATCAGCGGCGGCCAGCAGCAGCGCGTCGCCGTGGCCCGGGCGGTGGCCGCCAAACCGAAGCTCATCCTCGCCGACGAGCCGACGGCGAACCTCGATTCGCGCAACTCCGAACACCTGATGGCGATGATGAAGCAGCTCAACGCGGTCGAAAAGATCACGATCCTCTTCTCTTCGCATGACGATTACGTCGTGGAGCAGGCGCGGCGGATCATTAAGCTCAACGACGGGCAAGTCGTGCCATGA
- a CDS encoding alkaline phosphatase PhoX — MKFDKTITMLSASAAALLMLSGCTEDGSNGVDGITPNVNEATLISFSELSAPVLDEEKSSLRATDSVTYLKTGKTASIGFMKLMATADVNNGETFGLLKDHTDTAISFTDGSPYICNGTNSGDGSGLDHSSILRANGRIFMVNQFECGIGGMYGMELQQNNGTLSVKPDSMQYISQKADFGGWVHCAGMTTPWESHLGSEEYEPDAKKIEDTLDASTKLTGNSRFNEVTKFYWKDENNANTTADNNPYFYGWIPEVKVDASVATPVFDYTKHFSMGRAAWELAYVMPDERTAYLTDDGTNVGFYMYLADAAQDLSAGTLYAAKWIQTSDEGAGKADLMWIKLGHATDAEIRTIVAGEPVFSDIFAYEAPVSDACNPGYTFVNTAMGKECLQVKTGMEKAAAFLETRRYAAMKGATTEFRKEEGVTFDPDHNLLFVAMSEVRKGMTDGEGDIQLSENKCGAVYGLNINGETQTAYDTEQAMIDSKYVVHNMHAVVEGAPATYPEGSAYESYTCAVSGIANPDNVTYLAGQNILAIGEDTGAHPNDFVWAYDVVSEKLTRIISTPYGSETTSPYWERDVKGYDYLTVVTQHPFGEVSSGDAEYGLVGQATDAQKESFVGVVGPFKF, encoded by the coding sequence ATGAAGTTTGATAAAACCATTACGATGTTATCCGCCTCGGCAGCAGCACTGCTGATGCTGAGCGGTTGTACCGAAGACGGCTCCAACGGCGTTGACGGGATCACCCCGAACGTCAACGAAGCGACGCTGATCTCCTTTTCGGAGCTGAGCGCCCCTGTGCTCGACGAGGAGAAGTCCAGCCTCCGCGCAACGGACAGCGTCACTTACCTCAAAACGGGTAAAACGGCGTCCATCGGCTTTATGAAGCTGATGGCGACGGCCGATGTGAACAACGGCGAGACCTTCGGTCTGCTCAAAGACCATACGGATACGGCGATCAGTTTCACCGACGGCAGCCCGTACATCTGTAACGGTACGAACAGCGGCGACGGTTCGGGTCTGGACCACTCCTCCATCCTGCGCGCCAACGGCCGTATCTTTATGGTCAACCAGTTCGAATGCGGCATCGGCGGCATGTACGGGATGGAGCTGCAGCAGAACAACGGTACGCTCTCCGTCAAACCGGACTCCATGCAGTATATCAGCCAGAAGGCAGATTTCGGCGGCTGGGTTCACTGTGCCGGTATGACGACGCCGTGGGAATCCCACCTCGGTTCCGAAGAGTACGAGCCCGATGCGAAAAAAATCGAGGATACACTCGATGCGTCCACGAAGCTGACAGGCAATTCACGCTTCAACGAGGTGACGAAGTTCTACTGGAAAGACGAGAACAACGCGAACACGACGGCGGACAACAACCCGTACTTCTACGGCTGGATCCCGGAAGTCAAAGTGGACGCATCTGTAGCGACACCGGTTTTCGACTATACAAAACACTTCAGCATGGGGCGTGCGGCGTGGGAACTCGCCTACGTTATGCCGGATGAACGTACGGCGTACCTCACCGATGACGGCACGAACGTCGGTTTCTACATGTACCTTGCCGATGCGGCGCAGGATCTGAGCGCAGGAACACTCTACGCGGCCAAGTGGATCCAGACGTCCGACGAAGGTGCGGGCAAAGCGGACCTGATGTGGATCAAGCTGGGCCACGCGACGGATGCGGAGATCCGTACGATCGTTGCCGGCGAGCCGGTCTTCAGCGATATCTTCGCATACGAAGCGCCTGTTTCCGATGCTTGTAACCCGGGATACACTTTCGTCAATACGGCCATGGGCAAAGAGTGTCTGCAGGTCAAGACCGGCATGGAAAAAGCGGCGGCATTCCTCGAAACACGCCGTTACGCTGCAATGAAGGGCGCAACGACCGAGTTCAGAAAAGAAGAGGGTGTTACCTTCGACCCTGATCACAACCTCCTGTTCGTCGCGATGAGCGAAGTCCGCAAGGGGATGACGGACGGCGAGGGCGATATCCAGCTCTCCGAGAACAAGTGCGGTGCGGTCTACGGCCTGAACATCAACGGCGAGACGCAGACAGCCTACGACACGGAGCAGGCGATGATCGACAGCAAGTATGTCGTTCACAACATGCATGCGGTTGTCGAAGGTGCCCCGGCAACCTACCCGGAAGGTTCTGCGTATGAGAGCTACACCTGTGCGGTCAGCGGTATCGCCAACCCGGACAACGTGACTTACCTTGCGGGTCAGAACATCCTGGCGATCGGCGAAGATACCGGGGCGCACCCGAACGACTTCGTCTGGGCCTACGATGTCGTCAGCGAGAAGCTGACCCGTATCATCTCTACGCCGTACGGTTCCGAGACGACGTCCCCGTACTGGGAGCGCGACGTCAAAGGGTACGACTACCTTACCGTCGTCACACAGCACCCCTTCGGTGAAGTCTCCAGCGGTGACGCGGAGTACGGCCTTGTCGGCCAGGCGACGGATGCACAGAAAGAGTCCTTTGTCGGTGTCGTCGGACCGTTCAAGTTCTGA
- a CDS encoding ABC transporter permease — translation MFGLALKNILHYKGRTVVTFALTFFSSLLFIVYVALMDGSHAHMLKSALDVYENALHIYQKGYREEGGYDYLLTDVSAEEALLARTAGIAAYAPRLESFALLSTPRDSVGAMVVGIDPGRERRLSKMAEARREGRYLEDNDTNALYIGSELAVRLKVGVGDTVALIGTATDDSFAADNFRVVGIFKTGLFEFDASSAFVNKAYYDTLMLSGDMASYIVVSVDDLSALPQTVKAVQSGLAEGLEAVPWTVLMHAQVEAMEVDSVFGYISMGVFFVVIFFVIMIFSFLNIVGRTRELGMLRAIGLSPRNVSALLLLEMLLIALAAVGASVAVGAPIAWYYELHPIVIEGIAEAYRDYGIVDDQIPMRFDGFTIGWNAGVVFALNMLAVLYPIAVVKRNTPVEAMHHV, via the coding sequence ATGTTCGGACTGGCGCTGAAAAACATCCTGCATTACAAGGGGCGGACCGTCGTCACCTTCGCCCTGACCTTTTTCAGCTCCCTGCTCTTTATCGTCTACGTTGCCCTGATGGACGGCTCGCATGCACATATGCTCAAAAGCGCCCTCGACGTCTATGAAAACGCCCTGCATATCTATCAAAAAGGGTACCGTGAAGAGGGCGGGTACGACTACCTGCTGACCGACGTCTCCGCGGAGGAGGCGCTGCTGGCGCGCACGGCGGGGATCGCGGCCTACGCGCCGCGCCTGGAGAGTTTCGCGCTGCTCTCCACCCCCCGGGATTCCGTCGGGGCGATGGTCGTGGGCATCGACCCCGGGCGGGAGCGCCGGCTCTCCAAAATGGCCGAAGCACGCCGCGAGGGGCGCTACCTCGAGGATAACGATACCAATGCGCTTTACATCGGCAGCGAACTGGCGGTCAGGTTGAAGGTGGGCGTCGGTGATACGGTGGCGCTCATCGGCACGGCGACGGACGACTCATTTGCCGCGGACAACTTCCGGGTCGTCGGCATCTTCAAGACGGGCCTCTTCGAATTCGACGCCTCTTCCGCGTTTGTGAACAAGGCGTACTACGATACCCTGATGCTGAGCGGGGATATGGCGTCGTACATTGTCGTTTCCGTCGATGATCTTAGCGCGTTGCCGCAGACGGTCAAAGCGGTGCAGTCCGGGCTGGCCGAGGGGCTCGAGGCCGTGCCGTGGACGGTACTGATGCATGCGCAGGTGGAGGCCATGGAGGTGGACAGCGTCTTCGGTTACATCTCGATGGGGGTATTCTTTGTCGTCATCTTCTTTGTCATCATGATCTTCAGTTTTCTCAACATTGTCGGGCGGACGCGGGAGCTCGGGATGCTGCGCGCCATCGGTCTCTCTCCCCGGAACGTCTCCGCGTTGCTGTTGCTGGAGATGCTGCTGATTGCCCTCGCGGCCGTTGGGGCTTCCGTGGCAGTAGGGGCGCCGATCGCCTGGTACTATGAACTGCACCCCATCGTTATCGAGGGGATCGCGGAGGCGTATAGAGACTACGGGATCGTCGACGACCAGATCCCGATGCGTTTCGACGGATTCACCATCGGCTGGAACGCGGGGGTCGTCTTTGCCCTCAATATGCTGGCCGTCCTCTATCCCATTGCGGTCGTCAAGCGCAACACCCCCGTGGAGGCGATGCACCATGTCTAG
- a CDS encoding ribonuclease HII, with translation METALPLCGIDEAGRGPIAGPLVMAGVILHAPLDGLNDSKKLTEKKREALYARITANAAYHIVRFSAQQIDDDGISACLSKGLKEIMEVLGEADYLFDGNSTFGVRGLRTQVKADADVAEVSAASILAKVTRDREMVALASTYPQYGFEKHKGYGSAAHIEAIKVHGYSDVHRRSFRLKALQPTLF, from the coding sequence ATGGAAACAGCACTACCTCTTTGCGGGATCGACGAAGCGGGGCGGGGCCCCATCGCCGGTCCGCTCGTCATGGCGGGCGTCATTTTGCACGCGCCACTTGACGGCCTGAACGATTCGAAAAAACTGACGGAAAAAAAGCGCGAAGCGCTCTACGCGCGCATTACGGCAAATGCCGCCTACCACATCGTCCGTTTTTCCGCGCAGCAGATCGACGATGACGGCATCTCCGCCTGCCTCTCAAAAGGGCTCAAAGAGATCATGGAAGTTTTGGGGGAAGCCGACTACCTCTTTGACGGCAATTCGACCTTCGGGGTCAGGGGGCTGCGGACGCAGGTGAAGGCCGATGCCGACGTCGCCGAAGTGAGCGCGGCCTCCATCCTCGCCAAGGTCACCCGCGACCGGGAGATGGTCGCCCTGGCCTCAACCTATCCGCAATACGGTTTTGAAAAACACAAAGGGTACGGTTCGGCGGCGCATATCGAGGCGATCAAGGTCCACGGCTACAGTGACGTCCACCGTCGCAGCTTCCGCCTGAAAGCCCTGCAGCCTACGCTGTTTTAG
- the rplC gene encoding 50S ribosomal protein L3 encodes MEYIVEKIGMSRTISVPSTPVTLLKVKEAKVCEVENGRAIVAYNDGKKMNKSIEGQQKKYDLPKEFNRFVTLTVSNTEAGDLETAPLGEAKVVKASFNTKGRGYTGVMKRWNFAGGPGAHGSRFHRRPGSIGNCEWPGRVQPGRKMAGQYGNTQVTVKNEVISYDAENGILVVAGSIPGANGAMGRVKVVK; translated from the coding sequence ATGGAATATATTGTTGAAAAAATCGGTATGAGCCGTACTATCAGCGTTCCGAGTACTCCGGTAACGCTTCTGAAAGTCAAGGAAGCAAAGGTCTGCGAAGTCGAAAACGGCCGCGCGATCGTTGCATACAATGACGGCAAAAAGATGAACAAGTCTATCGAAGGTCAGCAGAAGAAATACGACCTTCCGAAAGAGTTCAACCGTTTCGTCACGCTGACTGTCAGCAACACGGAAGCCGGTGATCTCGAAACTGCACCCCTGGGTGAAGCGAAAGTGGTCAAAGCCTCTTTCAACACAAAAGGTCGCGGTTATACCGGTGTTATGAAACGCTGGAACTTTGCCGGTGGTCCGGGTGCACACGGTTCACGTTTCCACCGCCGTCCGGGTTCTATCGGTAACTGTGAATGGCCGGGCCGCGTCCAGCCGGGCCGCAAAATGGCCGGTCAGTACGGTAACACTCAGGTCACCGTCAAAAACGAAGTGATTTCTTACGACGCAGAGAACGGCATCCTCGTCGTCGCGGGTTCCATCCCGGGCGCAAACGGTGCTATGGGTCGTGTAAAGGTTGTTAAATGA
- a CDS encoding outer membrane lipoprotein-sorting protein, with product MRLLMLWLSMTLLLFGSEASDIVKKVEDNLRGKDVYMKLEMVITSARHKRTVRIESWAEGKTKSFMKILYPPKDRGITFLKLDKQLWQYVPKIERIVKIPPSMMLQSWMGSDFTNDDMVKESSMVDDYDAEILEKTAETVTIAFTPKPDAAVVWGRIVSKIDRRTYTQIHDVFYDDFGSKVREMFYSDVKTFGSHHLPTVMRIKPLEKGKEKNETLVLLSDVVYDRGVSGSYFTKQALKRYSR from the coding sequence ATGCGGTTACTGATGCTCTGGCTATCGATGACACTCCTGCTGTTCGGATCCGAAGCGTCCGACATTGTCAAAAAGGTAGAGGACAACCTTCGGGGCAAAGACGTCTACATGAAGCTGGAGATGGTGATCACCTCGGCGCGCCACAAGCGTACGGTGCGGATCGAGAGCTGGGCCGAAGGGAAGACGAAGAGCTTTATGAAGATCCTCTACCCCCCCAAAGACCGCGGCATCACCTTTTTGAAGCTCGACAAGCAGTTGTGGCAGTACGTGCCGAAGATCGAACGCATCGTCAAGATCCCGCCGTCGATGATGCTGCAGAGCTGGATGGGGAGCGACTTTACCAACGACGACATGGTCAAAGAGAGTTCGATGGTCGACGACTATGATGCGGAGATCCTCGAAAAGACGGCGGAGACGGTGACCATCGCGTTTACCCCGAAACCCGATGCGGCCGTGGTGTGGGGACGGATCGTCTCAAAGATCGACCGGCGGACCTACACCCAGATCCACGACGTTTTTTACGACGATTTCGGCAGCAAGGTACGCGAAATGTTCTACAGCGACGTCAAGACCTTCGGCAGCCACCATCTCCCCACGGTGATGCGGATCAAGCCGCTGGAGAAGGGCAAGGAGAAGAACGAGACGCTGGTGCTTCTCTCCGACGTCGTCTACGACCGGGGCGTGAGCGGCAGCTACTTCACCAAGCAGGCGCTCAAACGCTATTCGCGCTAA
- a CDS encoding FtsX-like permease family protein: MSRTTFTLALKMAWFNLWRRARRSGLVILMIAGSMTAMLAIEGLYDGMVKTMRESTIRSDSGEISVYAPKFRLYQSLEYAIADDRPLLEALDADPAVAAYSVRLSQTGLASTARKSAMGRLVGIDLEAEERFGQLSGFIKAGKIDWGRRLNGCAIGKKLAEDLGVEVGHRLVFSSQNAQGDISAVSLYVTAIVQTSNLLIDNQTIYVALPRSRTFSGLGANGATQVALRLAVPAQTEAVAARLQAVFPGLEVETWQTLYPVLKQMQEMMVIFNSITFAIVMLVVLIGIFGVMLVSVLERTREFGILIALGTPQSQLRTQVAAEALVLGVVGFVLGAFTSYAALWYLQTQGLDLREYAAGLEAFGYNAVVYADIKSRYFTNTFLAIIAAAIVSVLMPMRRLKKLNPIEVIQV, translated from the coding sequence ATGTCTAGGACGACCTTTACGCTGGCACTGAAGATGGCGTGGTTCAACCTGTGGCGCCGCGCCCGCCGCTCCGGACTCGTCATCCTCATGATCGCGGGCAGCATGACGGCGATGCTCGCCATCGAGGGGCTTTACGACGGGATGGTCAAAACGATGCGCGAGAGCACGATCCGCAGCGACAGCGGCGAGATCTCCGTCTACGCCCCGAAGTTCCGGCTCTACCAGAGCCTGGAGTACGCCATCGCCGACGACCGGCCGCTGCTGGAAGCGCTTGATGCGGACCCGGCGGTCGCCGCCTACTCCGTCCGGCTCTCGCAGACCGGCCTGGCTTCGACCGCGCGCAAGTCGGCGATGGGGCGGCTGGTCGGTATCGACCTGGAGGCCGAAGAGCGTTTCGGGCAGCTCTCGGGCTTTATCAAAGCGGGGAAGATCGACTGGGGACGGCGGCTAAACGGCTGCGCTATCGGCAAGAAACTGGCGGAGGACCTGGGCGTCGAGGTGGGGCACCGCCTGGTCTTCTCGTCGCAGAACGCCCAGGGGGACATCAGCGCCGTCTCGCTTTATGTGACGGCGATCGTGCAGACGTCGAACCTGCTCATCGACAACCAGACGATCTACGTCGCCCTGCCGCGGAGCCGCACCTTCTCAGGACTGGGTGCGAACGGCGCGACGCAGGTGGCGCTGCGGCTGGCGGTGCCTGCACAGACGGAAGCCGTTGCCGCGCGGCTGCAGGCCGTCTTCCCGGGGCTTGAGGTGGAGACGTGGCAGACGCTCTACCCGGTGCTCAAACAGATGCAGGAGATGATGGTCATCTTCAACTCCATCACCTTTGCCATTGTCATGCTCGTGGTCCTCATCGGCATCTTCGGCGTCATGCTCGTCTCGGTGCTGGAACGTACGCGCGAGTTCGGCATCCTCATTGCGCTGGGGACACCCCAGTCGCAGCTGCGCACGCAGGTCGCCGCGGAGGCGCTGGTGCTGGGTGTGGTCGGCTTCGTATTGGGGGCGTTCACAAGCTACGCCGCCCTGTGGTACCTGCAGACGCAGGGGCTCGACCTGCGCGAATACGCGGCGGGACTGGAGGCCTTCGGCTATAACGCCGTCGTCTATGCCGATATCAAGAGCCGCTACTTTACCAATACGTTCCTGGCCATTATCGCGGCGGCGATCGTGTCGGTGCTGATGCCGATGCGACGGCTCAAAAAGCTAAATCCTATCGAGGTGATACAGGTATGA